In Nocardioides sp. WS12, the DNA window GCGACCGAGGTCGCGCTCGCTCTCGGCGTCGAGGACCAGCTCGCAGGAACGGCGTACATCGATGACGCCGTCCCCGCGAAGTGGAAGGAGGCCTACGACGCGGTGCCGGTCCTCTCCGAGCAGTACCCCGACCACGAGACCGTCATCAGCGCCAAGCCGGACTTCGTCTACGGCTCCTACATCAGTGCGTACGACGACGAGGCCGCTGGTTCGCAGAAGCAGCTGGAGGACCTGGGCATCGCGTCGATGACCTCGCTCTTCGGGTGCGGCGACGGCGACGCGAAGCCCGTCGGTGGCACCACGTTCGAGACCGTCTGGGACGAGATCGACCTGGTGGCGAAGGCGTTCGGCGTCCCGAAGCGGGCCGAGACGATCCGCACCGAGCAAGCGGCGGTGCTCGAGGAACTCGCGGCCGAGAAGCCCGGCGCTGGCGTCGACGTGTTCTGGTACGACTCGGGCGACAAGACGCCGTACGTCGGCACCGGGGAGGGCGGCCCGCAGCTGATCCTGGATGCGGTCGGCGCGACCAACGTGTTCGCGGACATCCCGCACGGCTGGACCGATGTCGCGTGGGAGAAGGTCATTGCGGCCGACCCCGACGTGATCGTCCTGGCCGACGCCTCGTGGTCGACGGCGAAGGAGAAGATCGCCTACCTCAAGAATGATCCCGTGCTCAGCACGATGCGTGCCGTGAAGGCCGGGGCATTCGTCGCCTTGCCGTTCTCGGAGACCACGCCGGGAGTGCGGCTCGCTGATGGCGCCGTCAACGTCGCCGGGCAGCTCGAGGAATTGAAGCGCTGATGTCCGTGGCGCTTTCGTCGCGCCGGGCCCTCGGGCTCGGCGCGACCGGTGGCCTGCGCGTGATCAGCCTGGGCGCGCTGCTCGTCGGTGTGCTGGTGGTCAGCGTGGTGATGGGCGTGGGGATCGGGTCGGTCCCGATCCCGACCTCGACGGTGCTCGAGGTCATCGCCCAGCGCTCGGGCTTCGGCGGGGACGTCTCCCTGCTCGACGACCAGATCGTGTGGCAGTTGCGGATGCCCCGGGTCCTCGGTGCCGCGGCCACGGGCGCGGCGCTGGCGCTCGTCGGTGTGGTGCTGCAGTCACTCACCCGCAACGACCTCGCGGATCCCTACCTGCTGGGCATCTCCGGCGGCGCGGCCGTCGGTGCCGTCAGCGTGCTGGTGCTCGGTGTCTCGGTCGGCGGCCTGCTCGCCACCACGATGCTCACCCTCGGTTCGTTCCTCGGCGCCCTCGGCGCCCTCGCCGCGGTCCTGCTGCTCGCGACCGGGCGGGCAGGCGACCTGCCGCCGGCCCGCACGGTGCTGGCGGGTGTGGCGATCGGGCAGGTGTGCGCGGCGTACACGTCCTTCGTCACGATCATGAGCGGCGACCACGACGCCGCCCGCCGCGTGCTGGCCTGGACGATGGGATCGCTGGCCGGCCTCCGTTGGGACTCGGCGATCCTGCTGCTCGTCGTCGCCGTGGTGGCGTCCGTCGCCGTCCTCGCCTTCACCTCGGACCTCGACGCCTTCGCCTTCGGTGAGTCGGCGGCCAACTCGCTCGGGGTCGCGGTGAACCGGACCCGCTGGATCCTGCTCACGGGTACGGCGCTGGTGACCGCCAGCCTCGTCGCCTACACCGGCGCCATCGGGTTCGTCGGACTCGTCGTGCCTCACGTCGTGCGGCTCCTCGTCGGACCGAGCCACCGTCGGCTGCTGCCGTTGAGTGCGTTGGTCGGAGCGATCCTGCTGGTGTGGGCCGATACGGCGGCCCGCTCGATCATCGACGGCCAGGAGATCCCGATCGGCGTGGTCACGGCCGTGCTCGGTGCACCCGTGTTCGCCGTACTCCTGCGACGGGAGCGGGCGCGATGAGGGCCGCGGAGATCACGTGGGGCGTCCCCGAGCGGACGATCCTCAAGGACGTGTCCCTCGAGTGCTCGCCCGGCACCGTCACCGGCCTGCTCGGGCCGAACGGCTCAGGCAAGACGTCCCTGCTGCATATCCTTGCCGGGCTGTGTCGCCCGGACGCCGGCGAGGTGCACCTCGGTGAGCAGAGCCTGCATCGCCTGAACGCACGGGACCGGGCACGCCGGGTGGCGGTGCTCGAACAGCACTCCGTCACCGGGCTCGACCTGCAGGTCCGCCAGGTGATCGAGCTCGGGCGGATCCCGCACCGCGGCCGCTGGCCCGCGTCCCGCACCGAGGGTCGGGACGCGATCGACCGGGCCATCCGGCTGGCCGAGGTCGGCGACCTGCTGGACCGCCGATGGCAGACCCTGTCCGGCGGCGAGCGCCAGCGGGTGCAACTCGCCCGGGCGCTGGCGCAGGAACCCGAGATCCTGATCCTCGACGAGCCGACCAACCACCTCGACCTGGGCCACCAGATCGACTTCCTCACCACGGTACGGCGGTTGGGGCTCACGGTGATCGCGGCGCTGCACGACCTCGACCTCGCGGCCGCGTTCTGCGACCAGCTGGTGCTGCTCCAGGACGGCGCGGTCGTGGCGTCGGGTGCCGCGGCCGACGTGCTGACGCCGGCCACGATCCAGCAGGTCTACGGCGTGCAGACGTCCGTCGGCCCGCACCCGGAGTCGGGGCGGCTGCACGTCGTGTGGCACCACCGGGACAGCGCATGACCGGGATGACCGGGCCGTCGACGCCGCTCGTGCTCGTTGCGATGGCCGTCGATGCGGCGGCTCGGGACCGGGAACTGGCCGAACTGGCGGAGGCCGTCGGCGCGACCCATGCCTACCTCCAGGGGGCTTCCCCGTCCCTGGCGGCCGAACTGGATCGCCTCCACGCCGCCGGTGAGCGCCGCATCCGGGTCACCCGGGTGCCGGTCGGTGGCACCGCACCGGCCCGGTCCTGGCTGACCCGGGTGGTCGCGTTCTGGCTGACCACCCACC includes these proteins:
- a CDS encoding ABC transporter substrate-binding protein; the encoded protein is MMRISRPLATLASVSLLTVLTSVLTACAGAPSEEKASSTTDGYPVEVTTCGFTSTLDARPTRAITMNQGATEVALALGVEDQLAGTAYIDDAVPAKWKEAYDAVPVLSEQYPDHETVISAKPDFVYGSYISAYDDEAAGSQKQLEDLGIASMTSLFGCGDGDAKPVGGTTFETVWDEIDLVAKAFGVPKRAETIRTEQAAVLEELAAEKPGAGVDVFWYDSGDKTPYVGTGEGGPQLILDAVGATNVFADIPHGWTDVAWEKVIAADPDVIVLADASWSTAKEKIAYLKNDPVLSTMRAVKAGAFVALPFSETTPGVRLADGAVNVAGQLEELKR
- a CDS encoding iron chelate uptake ABC transporter family permease subunit; this translates as MSVALSSRRALGLGATGGLRVISLGALLVGVLVVSVVMGVGIGSVPIPTSTVLEVIAQRSGFGGDVSLLDDQIVWQLRMPRVLGAAATGAALALVGVVLQSLTRNDLADPYLLGISGGAAVGAVSVLVLGVSVGGLLATTMLTLGSFLGALGALAAVLLLATGRAGDLPPARTVLAGVAIGQVCAAYTSFVTIMSGDHDAARRVLAWTMGSLAGLRWDSAILLLVVAVVASVAVLAFTSDLDAFAFGESAANSLGVAVNRTRWILLTGTALVTASLVAYTGAIGFVGLVVPHVVRLLVGPSHRRLLPLSALVGAILLVWADTAARSIIDGQEIPIGVVTAVLGAPVFAVLLRRERAR
- a CDS encoding ABC transporter ATP-binding protein, translating into MRAAEITWGVPERTILKDVSLECSPGTVTGLLGPNGSGKTSLLHILAGLCRPDAGEVHLGEQSLHRLNARDRARRVAVLEQHSVTGLDLQVRQVIELGRIPHRGRWPASRTEGRDAIDRAIRLAEVGDLLDRRWQTLSGGERQRVQLARALAQEPEILILDEPTNHLDLGHQIDFLTTVRRLGLTVIAALHDLDLAAAFCDQLVLLQDGAVVASGAAADVLTPATIQQVYGVQTSVGPHPESGRLHVVWHHRDSA